In Candidatus Promineifilum breve, one genomic interval encodes:
- a CDS encoding Fur family transcriptional regulator, which translates to MSHSLHQSLAARGYRLTAARRAILDTLLDSGGHLTADELTDLVRGRSAGIGRMTVYRTLELLCGLGLLRPVYQGTGAAHYVLMHDGHHHHLVCSGCGRVIEFDECALGDLPARIAGRYGFRVEGHLLELYGVCVECS; encoded by the coding sequence ATGAGCCACAGCCTGCACCAATCCCTGGCGGCGCGCGGCTATCGTTTGACGGCCGCCCGCCGCGCCATTCTGGACACCCTGCTCGACAGCGGCGGCCATCTGACGGCCGACGAGTTGACCGACCTGGTGCGCGGGCGGTCGGCGGGCATCGGCCGCATGACCGTCTATCGCACGCTGGAGCTACTCTGCGGGCTGGGGCTGCTGCGGCCGGTCTATCAGGGCACGGGCGCGGCCCACTACGTGCTGATGCACGACGGCCACCACCATCATCTGGTCTGTTCCGGCTGCGGCCGGGTCATCGAGTTCGACGAGTGCGCCCTGGGCGATCTGCCGGCGCGCATCGCCGGGCGCTATGGCTTCCGCGTGGAGGGGCATCTACTAGAACTATATGGGGTGTGCGTGGAGTGTAGCTGA
- a CDS encoding GAF domain-containing sensor histidine kinase, which yields MGETINWANRERQLTIADAWRAAVADAALPLPADELRQRFDQLVAGALEALEPWVTAEAALDGGRAIGGELAALANGQAALLETSLAVLSAQLAGAAAPALLGMLLAGIAGGYSGAVERQTADRQAALEQTAGLKLRQAQGELEAVAYELAEQITERIHAERTQRDYLERLQRLHQIDLAVLSAESPADIAEVSVAYVQHLIPALSVTITLFDSTHKKWVVLGSTHPVYPLGRDLTVSLVNALELLKKGEVIYLADLRTVPLPAAQIVELLDLGGRSVLAVPLRVGEELLGVLVIVLDAVRAFAEHETAIAREIADSVAVAIQNRRLLTAEQEAREREATFREVAAALTLGLGLDELLHHILGQLDQVIDNDGSAIILLEEKEPIVVAQRGLPGRAEKILELARDRQPSIRAVLETGQPLIINDTHSSAYWQVVAGYEYIRAWLGVPLSVKGDCIGILALDRDTPDAFTQQDLELAVTFANQAAIAIDNVRLFTRLQEYAGQLEAHVSERTRELATLYGITATAVGNPDLDSLLQRSLELAVEALGCPTAAIHLIAGEESGLQPAAVLESGATHLVELLRGPAVGHLLLDVLRTGATTMITGVALPDAWHVGQQALVFAALPLRSRGRALGVFSLLWDDPQRFETVEQTLLVTIADQIGAAVENIQLRQITRQAAIIEERERLARDIHDQVTQSIYSAGLFAEAARDAADSDNLDKVRQHTHSIQRMTDQALRELRSLLFELRTESLAREGLVNALRERLKTVEHRAGINGEISATDVENIPVAIEETFYRIAMEALNNALRHARADRVDIALAAAGGELTMTISDNGVGFDRQTAGDRGGMGLEGMRKRIGKVNGELTLTSDEAGTRVMARARLEQ from the coding sequence ATGGGCGAAACGATCAATTGGGCGAATCGGGAGCGGCAATTGACCATCGCCGACGCCTGGCGGGCGGCCGTCGCCGATGCCGCCCTGCCCCTGCCGGCCGACGAACTTCGGCAGCGCTTCGACCAGTTGGTGGCCGGCGCACTGGAGGCTCTGGAGCCCTGGGTCACAGCCGAGGCCGCGCTCGACGGCGGCCGGGCCATCGGCGGCGAACTGGCGGCCCTGGCGAACGGGCAGGCGGCGTTGCTGGAAACCTCGCTGGCCGTCCTGAGCGCGCAGTTGGCCGGCGCGGCCGCCCCGGCGCTCCTGGGTATGCTGCTGGCCGGGATCGCCGGCGGCTACAGCGGCGCGGTCGAAAGGCAGACGGCCGACCGGCAGGCGGCGCTGGAGCAAACGGCCGGCCTTAAGCTGCGCCAGGCCCAGGGGGAGCTGGAAGCGGTCGCCTACGAATTGGCCGAGCAGATCACCGAACGCATCCACGCCGAACGGACGCAGCGCGATTATCTGGAGCGCTTGCAACGCCTGCACCAGATCGATTTGGCCGTCCTGTCGGCCGAATCGCCGGCCGACATCGCCGAGGTATCCGTCGCCTACGTCCAGCACCTCATCCCGGCCCTGTCCGTCACCATTACCCTGTTCGACAGCACCCATAAGAAGTGGGTCGTCCTCGGCAGCACCCACCCGGTCTACCCGCTCGGACGCGACCTGACCGTCTCGCTGGTCAACGCGCTGGAATTGCTGAAAAAGGGGGAGGTCATCTATCTGGCCGACCTGAGAACCGTGCCCCTCCCCGCGGCCCAAATCGTCGAGCTGCTCGATCTGGGCGGCCGGTCGGTGTTGGCCGTGCCGCTGCGCGTTGGCGAGGAGTTGCTTGGCGTGTTAGTCATCGTGCTCGACGCGGTGCGCGCCTTCGCCGAGCATGAGACGGCCATCGCCCGCGAGATCGCCGATTCGGTGGCCGTCGCCATCCAGAACCGCCGACTGCTGACGGCCGAGCAGGAGGCGCGCGAGCGCGAAGCCACATTCCGCGAGGTGGCCGCCGCCCTGACCCTGGGCCTGGGGCTGGATGAACTGCTCCACCACATCCTGGGCCAACTCGATCAGGTCATCGACAATGACGGCTCAGCCATCATCCTGCTGGAAGAGAAAGAGCCGATCGTCGTCGCCCAGCGCGGCTTGCCGGGCCGGGCGGAAAAGATATTGGAATTGGCCCGCGACCGGCAGCCATCGATCCGGGCGGTGCTGGAAACCGGGCAACCACTGATTATCAACGACACCCATAGCTCGGCCTACTGGCAGGTGGTCGCGGGCTATGAGTACATCCGCGCCTGGCTGGGCGTTCCGTTGTCGGTCAAGGGGGATTGCATCGGTATTTTGGCGCTGGACCGCGACACGCCCGACGCCTTCACCCAGCAGGATTTGGAGTTGGCGGTCACCTTCGCCAATCAGGCGGCCATCGCCATCGACAACGTGCGCCTGTTCACCCGCTTGCAGGAGTATGCCGGGCAATTGGAAGCCCACGTCAGCGAGCGCACGCGCGAACTGGCAACACTGTATGGCATCACCGCCACCGCCGTGGGCAATCCCGACCTGGATAGCCTCCTGCAACGCTCGCTGGAACTGGCAGTCGAGGCGCTAGGCTGCCCCACGGCGGCCATCCATCTGATCGCCGGCGAGGAGAGCGGGCTACAACCGGCGGCCGTGCTGGAATCGGGCGCAACCCACCTCGTGGAATTGCTGCGCGGGCCGGCCGTGGGCCATCTGCTTTTGGATGTTCTGCGAACCGGCGCGACGACCATGATCACCGGCGTGGCGCTGCCTGACGCCTGGCACGTGGGCCAACAAGCCCTGGTTTTTGCGGCCTTGCCCTTGCGTTCGCGCGGCCGGGCGTTGGGGGTATTCAGCCTGCTGTGGGATGATCCCCAACGCTTCGAAACTGTGGAACAGACCCTGTTGGTCACCATTGCCGATCAGATCGGCGCGGCGGTCGAGAATATACAACTGCGCCAGATCACCCGCCAGGCGGCCATCATCGAGGAGCGCGAACGGCTGGCGCGCGACATCCACGACCAGGTGACGCAATCGATCTATAGCGCCGGGCTATTTGCCGAGGCGGCCCGCGACGCAGCCGATTCCGACAACCTGGACAAGGTGCGCCAACATACCCATTCCATCCAGCGCATGACCGATCAGGCCCTGCGTGAATTGCGGTCGCTTCTATTTGAGTTGCGCACTGAGTCGCTGGCCCGCGAGGGGCTGGTCAACGCCCTGCGCGAGCGCCTGAAGACGGTCGAGCACCGGGCGGGCATCAATGGCGAGATCAGCGCGACAGACGTAGAGAATATCCCGGTCGCCATCGAAGAGACGTTTTACCGGATCGCCATGGAGGCGTTGAACAACGCCCTGCGCCACGCGCGGGCCGATCGGGTGGACATCGCCCTGGCGGCGGCCGGCGGCGAACTGACGATGACCATCAGCGACAACGGCGTGGGCTTCGACCGGCAGACCGCCGGCGATCGGGGCGGCATGGGGCTGGAGGGAATGCGGAAACGAATCGGCAAAGTCAACGGCGAACTGACGTTGACTTCCGATGAGGCCGGCACGCGGGTGATGGCCCGCGCCCGCCTGGAGCAGTGA
- a CDS encoding metal ABC transporter ATP-binding protein, whose protein sequence is MKTNDHPPQPAPHGIAHEPDAPTLELADVWVNYNGTAPGSGPRHALEAISLRVERGERVAVVGPNGAGKSTLFKVIAGTLRPDRGRVDIFGHGPTGHICIAYVPQRNQVDWNFPVTVEDVVVMGRVGQIGLLRRPGKADWAVARAALGRVGAAALAHTRIGELSGGQQQRVFLARALAQEAELVLLDEPLNGLDIPTQEAILGILDDLRRDGVTVLLATHDLDLAAERFDRIMLLNRRVVAFEAPAAALRADNLLRAYGGHLHRVGEDGSIVLADTCCEGEGA, encoded by the coding sequence ATGAAAACGAACGATCATCCCCCCCAACCCGCGCCCCACGGCATTGCCCACGAACCGGACGCGCCGACGCTGGAACTGGCCGACGTGTGGGTGAACTACAACGGCACAGCGCCCGGCAGCGGCCCGCGCCACGCGCTGGAGGCCATCAGCTTGCGCGTGGAGCGCGGCGAGCGCGTGGCCGTGGTGGGGCCAAACGGCGCGGGCAAGAGTACGCTGTTCAAGGTCATCGCCGGGACACTGCGGCCCGACCGCGGCCGGGTGGACATCTTCGGCCACGGCCCAACCGGCCACATCTGCATCGCCTACGTGCCGCAGCGCAATCAGGTGGATTGGAACTTCCCGGTCACAGTCGAGGACGTCGTGGTGATGGGCCGCGTGGGGCAGATAGGTTTATTGCGCCGGCCGGGCAAAGCCGACTGGGCCGTGGCCCGCGCCGCGCTGGGCCGGGTGGGCGCGGCCGCCCTGGCCCATACGCGCATCGGCGAGCTATCCGGCGGCCAGCAGCAGCGCGTCTTCCTGGCCCGCGCCCTGGCCCAGGAGGCGGAGCTGGTGCTGCTGGACGAACCGCTGAACGGGCTGGACATTCCCACCCAGGAGGCCATCCTGGGCATCCTCGACGATCTGCGGCGCGACGGCGTGACCGTGCTGCTGGCGACCCACGACCTCGATCTGGCCGCCGAGCGCTTCGACCGCATCATGCTGCTGAACCGCCGCGTGGTGGCCTTCGAGGCCCCGGCCGCCGCGCTGCGGGCCGATAACCTGCTGCGCGCCTATGGCGGCCACCTGCATCGCGTCGGCGAAGACGGGTCGATCGTGCTGGCCGATACGTGTTGCGAGGGGGAAGGCGCATGA
- a CDS encoding metal ABC transporter permease yields MNWLLEPLQYEFIVRAMLAALLVGVVCSILGVYIVLRGMAFLGDAMAHTILPGVVVAFLLGWPLAVGALVMGVLTALGIGALTERTALKEDTAIGVIFAGFFALGVALLSARGDYSIDLAHFLFGNLLGVSPGDLLLMAMLGAAVLLTIYLFYKEFLVLSFDPLLAETLRLPVRFLNYLLLLLLAVTIVVALQVVGVALMLAVLVTPAAAASFLTHRLPAMMAIAATIGAFSAVAGVYLSYHLNIAAGPAVVLVATLLFLLALLLAGARGRRARSADAAVMEAP; encoded by the coding sequence ATGAACTGGCTGCTCGAACCGCTGCAATATGAATTCATCGTCCGCGCCATGCTGGCGGCGCTGCTCGTCGGCGTCGTCTGCTCCATCCTGGGCGTCTACATCGTCCTGCGCGGCATGGCCTTTCTGGGCGACGCCATGGCCCACACCATCCTGCCCGGCGTGGTCGTGGCCTTCCTGCTCGGCTGGCCGCTGGCCGTCGGCGCGCTGGTCATGGGCGTGCTGACCGCGCTGGGCATCGGCGCGCTGACCGAACGCACCGCCCTAAAGGAGGACACGGCCATCGGCGTCATCTTTGCCGGGTTCTTCGCCCTGGGCGTGGCCCTGCTGTCGGCGCGCGGCGATTACAGCATCGACCTGGCCCACTTCCTGTTCGGCAATCTGCTGGGCGTGTCGCCCGGTGATTTGTTGCTCATGGCCATGTTGGGCGCGGCCGTCCTGCTGACCATCTATTTGTTCTACAAGGAGTTCCTCGTCCTATCCTTCGATCCGCTGTTGGCCGAGACGCTGCGGCTGCCGGTTCGCTTCCTCAATTACCTGTTGTTGCTGCTGCTGGCCGTAACCATCGTCGTCGCCCTGCAAGTCGTCGGCGTGGCCCTCATGTTGGCCGTGCTGGTGACTCCGGCGGCGGCGGCCTCCTTCCTGACCCACCGACTGCCGGCCATGATGGCGATCGCGGCCACCATCGGCGCTTTCTCGGCCGTGGCCGGCGTCTACCTGTCCTATCATCTCAACATCGCCGCCGGGCCGGCCGTGGTGCTGGTCGCCACGCTGCTGTTCCTGTTGGCGTTGCTGCTGGCCGGGGCGCGCGGCCGTCGGGCCAGAAGCGCCGACGCGGCCGTCATGGAGGCCCCATGA
- the pepF gene encoding oligoendopeptidase F codes for MSLTHLPARADVDPRHTWNAESVFATVEEWAAELAALAPEVEGLSRFQGHLADGPAVLAEAMQSLETLSQRVEKALIHALLTESVDRGNQASTARAGQAGSLYGQMQGAVAFLEPELLAIGRERLAEWTATEPRLAHLAHYFDNLFRRQAHVRSPEVEEVLGLAADAFGGSQSTFSKLTDTDFKFRPVTAVGPDGDELAVGQGTVDDLLHSADRAVRRAAWESYHDQYLAYRNTLAANLATSIKQNVLVSRVRRYESTLDMALFTDNIPPAVYHNLLDTFKRHRSVWHRYFDVRRRALGVETLHTYDIWAPLTAEQPRIPYEQGVEWVAAALSPLGEEYAGRLRRGCVDERWIDVYPNEGKSAGAFSWGCQGTYPFIVMSYSDDAISLGTLAHELGHSMHSLLTWENQPKVYADYTMFAAEVASNFNQAMLRAYLLPRDLGPRDEARQLKIAVLEEAMANFHRYFLEMPTLALFELEMHRREERGEGLTADDMIAYLADLFAETYGDAAAVDRERDGIRWATFGHLYADYYVFQYATGISGANALARRVLSGGPDAAEDYLGFLRAGSSRYPLEALRAAGVDLTQPAPVEAAFETLGDLIDQLDTLLNE; via the coding sequence ATGTCTCTCACCCACTTACCCGCGCGCGCCGACGTTGATCCGCGCCATACCTGGAATGCTGAGAGCGTCTTCGCCACGGTCGAAGAGTGGGCGGCCGAGCTGGCCGCGCTCGCGCCTGAAGTGGAGGGTCTCAGCCGCTTTCAGGGCCACCTGGCCGACGGCCCGGCGGTGCTGGCCGAGGCCATGCAATCGCTGGAAACGTTGAGCCAGCGGGTCGAAAAGGCGCTCATCCACGCCCTGCTGACCGAGTCGGTCGACCGCGGCAATCAGGCCTCAACCGCCCGCGCCGGGCAGGCCGGTAGCCTGTATGGTCAGATGCAGGGGGCCGTGGCCTTTCTGGAGCCGGAACTGCTGGCCATTGGCCGCGAGCGACTGGCCGAATGGACGGCGACCGAGCCGCGCCTGGCCCATCTGGCCCATTACTTCGACAACCTCTTTCGCCGTCAGGCCCACGTCCGCTCGCCGGAAGTCGAGGAAGTGCTGGGCCTGGCCGCCGATGCCTTTGGCGGCTCGCAGAGCACGTTCTCCAAGCTGACCGACACCGACTTCAAGTTTCGGCCGGTGACGGCCGTCGGCCCCGACGGCGACGAATTGGCCGTCGGTCAGGGCACGGTGGATGACCTGCTCCATTCGGCCGACCGCGCCGTGCGCCGCGCGGCCTGGGAGAGCTATCACGACCAATACCTGGCCTACCGCAACACGCTGGCCGCCAATCTGGCGACGTCGATCAAGCAAAACGTGCTCGTCTCGCGGGTGCGGCGCTATGAGTCGACGCTGGACATGGCCCTCTTCACCGACAACATCCCGCCTGCCGTCTACCACAATCTGCTCGACACCTTCAAGCGCCACCGCTCGGTCTGGCACCGCTACTTCGACGTGCGCCGCCGCGCCCTGGGCGTCGAGACGCTGCACACCTACGACATCTGGGCCCCGCTGACGGCCGAGCAGCCGCGCATCCCCTACGAGCAGGGCGTCGAGTGGGTGGCCGCCGCGCTGAGTCCGCTGGGGGAGGAGTACGCCGGCCGTTTGCGCCGTGGATGTGTCGATGAACGCTGGATCGATGTTTATCCCAACGAGGGCAAGTCGGCCGGTGCATTCTCCTGGGGCTGCCAGGGCACGTATCCGTTCATCGTGATGAGCTACAGCGATGATGCCATCAGCCTGGGCACGCTGGCCCATGAACTGGGCCACTCGATGCACTCGCTGCTGACCTGGGAAAACCAGCCCAAGGTCTACGCCGACTACACCATGTTTGCCGCCGAGGTGGCCTCGAATTTCAACCAGGCCATGCTGCGCGCCTACCTGTTGCCGCGCGACCTTGGCCCACGCGACGAGGCCCGGCAGCTAAAGATCGCCGTGCTGGAAGAGGCGATGGCGAACTTCCACCGCTACTTCCTGGAGATGCCCACGCTGGCCCTGTTCGAGTTGGAGATGCACCGGCGCGAGGAGCGGGGCGAGGGGCTGACGGCCGACGACATGATCGCCTATCTGGCCGACCTGTTCGCCGAGACGTATGGCGACGCGGCGGCCGTCGACCGCGAGCGCGACGGCATTCGCTGGGCCACCTTCGGCCACCTCTATGCCGATTATTACGTCTTTCAGTACGCCACCGGCATCTCCGGGGCCAATGCGCTGGCGCGGCGGGTGCTGAGCGGCGGGCCGGACGCGGCCGAGGATTACCTGGGCTTTCTGCGGGCGGGCAGCTCGCGCTACCCGCTGGAGGCACTACGGGCGGCCGGCGTCGACCTGACCCAACCGGCCCCGGTCGAAGCCGCCTTCGAGACGCTGGGCGATCTGATCGATCAACTTGATACGTTGCTTAATGAGTAA
- a CDS encoding ABC transporter permease, whose amino-acid sequence MKLLDLLGLIGSNLARRKGRVALTTIGVIIGTAAVVLLVSLGVGLQQNAESQLGGIGDLTRVMVYPGFSEGPVVASGPGVVMEQTAPLNQAAIDAITAIPGVTAVIPQDYFMGGATIKAGRLEGGSSIIGVGTDDLGQLGVTAAQGELLLPRGTIIVGSQVANNFYDPRARAGQEAPAPPDLYGQTLSIELIKWDSEGTEIRKKTRARVVGVLEEIQDEPDWSIFMPMSDLEGYNAWATGQRIDRDKTGYNTIIVKVADVDQVLDVADQITALGFQAWSPQSFVEGISSFYLVLQVAFGSMGAIALLVAAIGIANTMTMAILERTREIGLMKAVGANNRHVLAIFLGEAAGIGFLGGLGGVIISWALGQVLNVLVISYMAGQAVETGGLPPTSAVITPLWLPLSALLFATLMGLFSGLYPALSAATLAPMAALKYE is encoded by the coding sequence ATGAAGCTACTCGATCTATTAGGACTCATCGGGTCGAATCTGGCGCGGCGCAAGGGGCGGGTGGCCCTGACGACCATCGGCGTCATCATCGGCACGGCGGCCGTCGTCTTGCTGGTGTCGCTGGGCGTCGGGCTGCAACAGAACGCCGAGTCGCAACTGGGCGGCATCGGTGACCTGACGCGGGTCATGGTCTACCCCGGCTTTTCCGAGGGGCCGGTCGTGGCCTCCGGGCCGGGCGTCGTCATGGAGCAGACCGCGCCGCTGAACCAGGCGGCCATCGACGCCATCACCGCCATCCCCGGCGTCACGGCCGTCATCCCCCAGGATTACTTCATGGGCGGGGCGACGATCAAGGCCGGCCGGCTGGAGGGCGGCAGCTCGATCATCGGCGTGGGCACGGACGATCTCGGCCAACTGGGCGTGACGGCGGCGCAGGGCGAGCTGCTGCTGCCGCGCGGCACGATCATCGTCGGCTCACAGGTCGCCAATAACTTCTATGACCCGCGCGCCCGTGCCGGCCAGGAAGCGCCCGCGCCGCCCGACCTCTACGGCCAGACGCTATCCATCGAATTGATCAAGTGGGACAGCGAGGGCACGGAGATTCGCAAGAAGACCCGCGCCCGCGTCGTCGGCGTGCTGGAGGAAATCCAGGACGAGCCGGACTGGTCGATCTTCATGCCCATGAGCGACCTGGAAGGGTACAACGCCTGGGCCACCGGCCAGCGCATCGACCGCGACAAGACCGGCTACAATACGATCATCGTGAAGGTGGCCGACGTCGATCAGGTGCTCGACGTGGCCGACCAGATCACCGCCCTGGGCTTCCAGGCCTGGTCGCCGCAATCGTTCGTTGAGGGCATCAGCAGCTTCTATCTGGTGCTGCAAGTGGCCTTCGGCAGCATGGGGGCCATCGCCCTGCTGGTGGCGGCCATCGGCATCGCCAACACCATGACTATGGCGATTCTGGAGCGCACGCGCGAGATCGGCCTGATGAAAGCGGTGGGGGCCAACAACCGCCACGTGCTGGCTATCTTCCTGGGCGAGGCGGCGGGCATCGGCTTTCTGGGCGGGTTGGGTGGCGTGATCATCAGTTGGGCGCTGGGCCAGGTGCTCAACGTGCTGGTCATCAGCTACATGGCCGGGCAGGCGGTGGAGACGGGTGGGCTGCCGCCCACGTCGGCGGTCATCACGCCCCTGTGGTTGCCCCTGTCGGCGCTCCTCTTCGCCACGTTGATGGGGCTGTTCTCCGGCCTCTACCCGGCGCTGAGCGCGGCCACGCTGGCCCCCATGGCGGCCCTCAAATACGAATAG
- a CDS encoding DegV family protein, producing MSKAKVAIVTDSVANLPVEISQANNIYVIPQIINWEGQSLLDQVDISSEEFYRRLPLSKELPKTSQPSPGQFTEHFQRVAESADSIVAVFVSRELSGTIQSAHLGAEAMGNYPIEIVDSRSASLGLGLLALAAARRAAAGHDYHDVAAYVRELTPRMRVMFVVDTLEYLHKGGRIGGAKRLVGSVLSIKPVLHLEDGKIEPLASIRTKTKAIEHMLDVVLGEMKGKKDVHAGVIHAAAPDDARYVADRVRSEASPQELIINEMTPALGANVGPGIVGMGYYTEA from the coding sequence ATGTCCAAAGCCAAAGTCGCCATCGTGACCGACAGTGTCGCTAATTTGCCGGTTGAGATTAGCCAGGCCAACAATATCTACGTCATCCCCCAGATCATAAACTGGGAAGGCCAAAGCTTGCTGGATCAGGTCGATATCTCTTCTGAAGAATTCTACCGCCGTCTGCCCCTGTCGAAGGAGCTGCCCAAGACCTCGCAGCCCTCGCCGGGCCAGTTTACCGAGCATTTCCAGCGCGTGGCCGAAAGCGCCGATAGCATCGTCGCCGTTTTCGTGTCCAGGGAGCTGAGCGGCACCATCCAATCGGCCCACCTGGGGGCGGAGGCGATGGGCAATTACCCGATTGAGATCGTCGATTCGCGCTCGGCCTCGCTGGGGCTGGGTCTGCTGGCTCTGGCCGCCGCCCGACGCGCCGCGGCGGGGCACGACTATCACGACGTGGCCGCCTACGTTCGCGAGCTGACGCCGCGGATGCGCGTCATGTTCGTCGTCGATACGCTAGAGTATCTGCACAAGGGCGGCCGTATCGGCGGGGCCAAGCGGCTGGTCGGCTCGGTCCTGTCGATCAAGCCCGTGCTCCATCTGGAAGACGGCAAGATCGAGCCGCTGGCCTCCATTCGCACCAAGACCAAGGCCATCGAGCACATGCTCGACGTGGTGCTGGGAGAGATGAAGGGCAAGAAGGATGTCCACGCCGGGGTCATCCACGCCGCCGCCCCCGATGACGCGCGCTACGTCGCCGACCGCGTGCGCTCCGAAGCCTCGCCCCAGGAGCTGATCATCAACGAAATGACGCCGGCCCTTGGTGCCAATGTCGGCCCCGGCATCGTCGGCATGGGCTACTATACCGAGGCGTAG
- a CDS encoding metal ABC transporter substrate-binding protein — MPPAGRHLLAVVFLPLLLAGALMACRQDASSGGEVEGAPATERLTLPVLAPHTGDAPLRVVATTGLVGDVVGRVGGAAIDLTVLMGPGQDPHSYQPGAADLAAVADADLIFVNGWNLEEGLLADLAAIAGAPFVPVSAGITPRRIESDHGHDHDHGPADPHVWQDVGHVGQWAENVRLALRAADPANAAIYDANAAAYRATLAELAAELRQTLAAIPAERRVFVTNHDNLGYFTAAYDFTSVGAVIPSVSSLAEPTAAGLAALIDTMRATGVCAVVVEANAADDLARVLQNELTGCDEVRLIALYTDALGAAGSAADNYPGLMRANAAALVEGLR, encoded by the coding sequence ATGCCACCTGCCGGACGCCACCTCCTGGCCGTCGTCTTCCTGCCCCTGTTGCTGGCCGGGGCGCTGATGGCCTGCCGCCAGGACGCCTCGTCCGGCGGCGAAGTTGAAGGCGCGCCGGCAACCGAGCGCCTGACCCTGCCGGTCCTCGCGCCCCACACCGGCGACGCCCCCCTGCGCGTCGTGGCGACGACCGGCCTTGTGGGCGATGTCGTGGGCCGGGTGGGCGGCGCGGCCATCGATCTGACCGTGCTCATGGGGCCGGGGCAAGACCCGCACAGCTACCAGCCCGGCGCGGCCGACCTGGCCGCCGTGGCCGACGCCGACCTCATCTTCGTCAACGGCTGGAATCTGGAAGAGGGGCTGCTGGCCGATCTGGCGGCCATCGCCGGCGCGCCGTTCGTGCCGGTGTCGGCCGGGATCACCCCGCGCCGGATCGAGAGCGACCACGGCCACGACCACGACCACGGCCCGGCCGACCCCCACGTCTGGCAAGACGTGGGCCACGTGGGGCAATGGGCCGAGAATGTGCGGCTGGCGCTGCGGGCGGCCGACCCGGCCAACGCCGCCATCTACGACGCCAACGCCGCCGCCTACCGGGCAACGCTGGCCGAGCTGGCGGCCGAACTGCGCCAAACGTTGGCCGCCATCCCCGCCGAACGGCGCGTCTTCGTCACCAACCACGACAACCTGGGCTACTTCACCGCCGCCTACGACTTCACCAGCGTGGGCGCGGTCATCCCCTCGGTCAGTTCGCTGGCCGAACCGACGGCGGCCGGGCTGGCCGCGCTCATCGACACCATGCGGGCCACGGGCGTGTGCGCCGTGGTCGTCGAGGCCAACGCCGCCGATGACCTGGCCCGCGTGTTGCAAAATGAATTGACCGGCTGCGACGAAGTGCGACTGATCGCCCTCTATACCGACGCCCTGGGCGCGGCCGGCAGCGCCGCCGACAACTACCCCGGCCTGATGCGCGCCAACGCGGCGGCGCTGGTCGAAGGATTAAGATGA
- a CDS encoding response regulator transcription factor, translated as MNGAIGVLIVDDHDIVREGLCAMLESKPGIQVIGEAADGEEAVERALALRPDVILMDLQMPRKNGISAIHDIIARQPQAHILVLSNFSDDAQIVESMRAGAIGYLLKTAKIDELVDAIRRVHAGETPLNPLVARRIIATLAPAKNEPRLIDVLTKREMAILPLVTRGLTNREIGEQLSISTRTVGTHIGNMIRKAEVENRVQLSMLAVRQGLTSVYLDD; from the coding sequence ATGAACGGAGCTATTGGCGTGTTGATCGTAGACGATCACGACATCGTGCGTGAGGGATTGTGCGCCATGCTGGAGAGTAAACCGGGCATCCAGGTCATCGGCGAGGCGGCCGATGGGGAGGAGGCCGTGGAGCGGGCCTTGGCGCTGCGGCCGGACGTGATCCTGATGGATTTGCAGATGCCGCGCAAGAACGGCATCAGCGCCATCCACGACATCATCGCCCGTCAACCCCAGGCCCACATCCTGGTGCTGTCCAACTTCAGCGACGACGCGCAGATCGTGGAATCGATGCGCGCCGGGGCCATCGGTTATCTGCTGAAGACGGCCAAGATCGATGAGCTGGTGGACGCCATTCGCCGCGTCCATGCCGGGGAGACGCCGCTCAATCCGCTCGTTGCCCGGCGCATCATCGCCACGCTGGCCCCGGCCAAGAACGAGCCGCGCCTGATCGACGTGCTCACCAAGCGGGAAATGGCAATCTTGCCGCTCGTGACACGCGGCCTGACCAACCGGGAGATTGGCGAACAGTTGAGCATCTCCACCCGCACCGTCGGCACCCACATCGGCAACATGATCCGCAAGGCGGAGGTGGAAAACCGGGTGCAGTTGTCGATGCTGGCCGTGCGCCAGGGCCTGACCTCGGTCTATTTGGACGATTAG